The Caldicellulosiruptor changbaiensis genome has a segment encoding these proteins:
- a CDS encoding branched-chain amino acid ABC transporter permease produces the protein MSTFVQQLINGITLGSVYALIALGYTMVYGILKFINFAHGDVFMLGAYIGFLAAVYLKLNLVGCLIAAMVFCALCGIIVEKIAYKPLRNSPKISILITAIGVSLFLENFMQLIMGADSRVFPRLIEEKNYHFLHGNIVVNNKQVYLLIITIILMIVLNYIVKNTKIGKAMRAVSQDMDAAKLMGIDIDKTISYTFAIGSSLAGAAGVLVGLYYNTINPLMGVLPGIKAFIAAVFGGIGVIPGALLGGFSLGIIETFVSGYGSSMYKDAVAFAILVLILLFKPAGLLGKSLKEKV, from the coding sequence TTGTCTACATTTGTCCAGCAGCTAATCAATGGGATCACCTTAGGTAGTGTTTATGCCCTGATTGCTTTAGGCTACACAATGGTCTATGGAATTTTGAAGTTTATAAACTTTGCACATGGAGATGTGTTCATGCTTGGTGCTTACATTGGATTTTTGGCAGCTGTCTATCTCAAACTCAATCTGGTTGGATGTTTGATAGCTGCAATGGTATTTTGCGCACTTTGTGGAATTATCGTAGAAAAAATAGCGTATAAACCACTTAGAAACTCACCCAAAATTTCTATTTTGATTACTGCAATTGGTGTTTCTCTCTTTTTAGAAAACTTCATGCAACTTATAATGGGGGCAGACTCTCGGGTCTTCCCCCGCCTCATAGAAGAAAAGAATTACCACTTTTTACATGGCAATATAGTTGTAAATAACAAACAGGTATATCTTCTCATTATTACAATAATCCTGATGATAGTGCTCAACTACATTGTTAAGAATACAAAGATAGGGAAAGCCATGAGAGCAGTTTCTCAAGACATGGATGCTGCAAAGCTAATGGGGATTGATATTGACAAGACCATTTCATATACATTTGCTATTGGTTCGAGCCTTGCCGGTGCTGCTGGTGTGTTGGTAGGCCTGTATTATAACACCATCAACCCTCTGATGGGTGTGTTACCAGGAATAAAGGCGTTTATTGCAGCGGTGTTTGGCGGAATAGGGGTTATTCCAGGGGCATTGCTGGGAGGTTTTTCACTTGGGATTATTGAGACATTTGTAAGTGGGTATGGCAGTTCAATGTACAAAGATGCAGTTGCATTTGCAATCTTGGTACTGATTTTGTTATTCAAACCAGCTGGTTTGCTTGGTAAGAGTTTAAAGGAAAAGGTGTGA